From Streptomyces sp. TLI_053, a single genomic window includes:
- a CDS encoding glycosyltransferase: MPDALRQFFELRRDGFVQLAGLISLALVLYMALVFGRFLVYWAGSRHAFRRNRPARPGDPAAFQWHLMVPCRDEEAVIAQTLAGLRAVAPAAHLWVIDDDSEDATRDLVLAAAGHDPRIHLVQRRRPHARIGKGAALNAAYREISASLPPGTDRSRVVLGVVDADGQLDPGTLEQVGNEHAMGRPDTGAVQIGVRMRNAEDPRPLAGRGRLANALARALVRMQDVEFQANNAGMQLLRRRTGSVGLGGNGQFVRLTALDSLTAEEGRDGRPWPERALLEDYESGLDLRLAGWRLTHVTETNVSQEALVSWRRFLTQRTRWAQGNMQCLRYTGRVLRSPHYRPAGKAEVLYTFLQPVVCVLLVVLTPLSLAITGAGLVLFPEETAEFQLTYGPWMAVAFVLATLPMVFWGPTYRRLVRPDRSRLTGLLWGLLVWLYAYHLFVVATRAAVRMLLGRNGWAKTRRNAEKVAVGAPTALES, translated from the coding sequence ATGCCCGACGCCCTGCGCCAATTCTTCGAGCTGCGCCGGGACGGCTTCGTCCAGCTCGCCGGGCTGATCTCGCTGGCCCTCGTGCTCTACATGGCCCTGGTGTTCGGCCGCTTCCTGGTCTACTGGGCCGGCTCCCGGCACGCCTTCCGGCGCAACCGCCCGGCCCGCCCCGGCGACCCCGCCGCGTTCCAGTGGCACCTGATGGTCCCCTGCCGGGACGAGGAGGCGGTGATCGCCCAGACCCTGGCCGGACTGCGCGCCGTCGCCCCCGCCGCCCACCTCTGGGTGATCGACGACGACAGCGAGGACGCCACCCGCGACCTGGTGCTCGCCGCCGCCGGGCACGACCCCCGGATCCACCTCGTCCAGCGCCGCCGCCCGCACGCCCGGATCGGCAAGGGCGCCGCCCTGAACGCCGCCTACCGGGAGATCTCCGCCTCGCTGCCGCCCGGCACCGACCGCTCCCGGGTCGTCCTCGGCGTCGTCGACGCCGACGGGCAGCTCGACCCCGGCACCCTCGAACAGGTCGGCAACGAGCACGCGATGGGCCGCCCCGACACCGGCGCCGTGCAGATCGGCGTGCGGATGCGCAACGCCGAGGACCCGCGCCCGCTGGCCGGCCGGGGCCGGCTCGCCAACGCCCTCGCCCGCGCCCTGGTCCGGATGCAGGACGTCGAGTTCCAGGCCAACAACGCCGGCATGCAGCTGCTGCGCCGCCGCACCGGCAGCGTCGGCCTCGGCGGCAACGGCCAGTTCGTCCGGCTCACCGCCCTCGACTCGCTCACCGCCGAGGAGGGCCGCGACGGCCGCCCCTGGCCCGAGCGCGCCCTGCTGGAGGACTACGAGTCCGGGCTCGACCTGCGGCTGGCCGGCTGGCGGCTCACCCACGTCACCGAGACCAACGTCTCCCAGGAGGCCCTGGTCTCCTGGCGCCGCTTCCTCACCCAGCGCACCCGCTGGGCCCAGGGCAACATGCAGTGCCTGCGCTACACCGGCCGGGTGCTGCGCTCGCCGCACTACCGGCCCGCCGGCAAGGCCGAGGTGCTGTACACCTTCCTCCAGCCGGTGGTCTGCGTCCTGCTCGTCGTCCTCACCCCGCTGTCGCTCGCCATCACCGGGGCCGGGCTGGTGCTCTTCCCCGAGGAGACCGCCGAGTTCCAGCTGACCTACGGCCCCTGGATGGCGGTCGCCTTCGTGCTCGCCACCCTGCCGATGGTCTTCTGGGGCCCCACCTACCGCCGGCTCGTCCGCCCCGACCGGAGCCGGCTCACCGGCCTGCTCTGGGGCCTGCTGGTCTGGCTCTACGCCTACCACCTGTTCGTGGTCGCCACCCGGGCCGCCGTCCGGATGCTGCTCGGCCGCAACGGCTGGGCCAAGACCCGGCGCAACGCCGAGAAGGTCGCCGTCGGCGCCCCCACCGCCCTGGAGTCCTGA
- a CDS encoding folylpolyglutamate synthase/dihydrofolate synthase family protein, which yields MREVEVELSERWPENKLEPSLDRIEALMDILGQPQRSFPSIHITGTNGKTSTARMIEQLFGVFELRTGRYTSPHVESVTERISLDGAPITPERFVEVYRDIEPYVRMVDEREPVAMSFFEVLTGMAYAAFADAPVDVAVVEVGMGGSWDATNVIDAGVAVITPIGLDHTDKLGGTTGEIAVEKSGIIKSDAVAIVAQQQLDAARTILRRAVEVDATVAREGMEFGVVRRELAIGGQLVTLRGIGGEEYEDVFLPLHGEHQAQNAALALAAVEAFFGVGGARGGQLDVDKVRQGFSGVSSPGRLEVVRRSPTILLDAAHNPHGARATVTAIGESFGFTRLVGVIGTSGDKDVAGLLEAFEPLLAEVVITQNSTHRAMDVDELAALAVEVFGEDRVQVEPRLDDAIAAAVTLAEEEGDLGGAGVLVTGSVITVGEARLLLGRK from the coding sequence CTGCGCGAGGTCGAGGTGGAACTCTCCGAGCGCTGGCCGGAGAACAAGCTGGAGCCCTCGCTCGACCGGATCGAGGCGCTGATGGACATCCTGGGCCAGCCCCAGCGGTCCTTCCCCTCCATCCACATCACCGGCACCAACGGCAAGACCTCCACCGCCCGGATGATCGAGCAGCTGTTCGGCGTCTTCGAGCTGCGCACCGGCCGCTACACCAGCCCGCACGTGGAGAGCGTCACCGAGCGGATCAGCCTGGACGGCGCCCCGATCACCCCCGAGCGGTTCGTCGAGGTCTACCGCGACATCGAGCCCTACGTGCGGATGGTCGACGAGCGCGAGCCGGTCGCGATGTCCTTCTTCGAGGTGCTCACCGGCATGGCCTACGCGGCCTTCGCCGACGCGCCGGTGGACGTCGCCGTGGTCGAGGTCGGCATGGGCGGCTCCTGGGACGCCACCAACGTCATCGACGCCGGGGTCGCCGTGATCACCCCGATCGGCCTCGACCACACCGACAAGCTCGGCGGGACCACCGGCGAGATCGCGGTCGAGAAGTCCGGGATCATCAAGTCCGACGCCGTCGCGATCGTCGCCCAGCAGCAGCTCGACGCCGCCCGGACCATCCTCCGGCGCGCGGTCGAGGTCGACGCCACGGTCGCCCGCGAGGGCATGGAATTCGGCGTCGTCCGCCGCGAACTCGCGATCGGCGGCCAGCTGGTGACGCTGCGCGGGATCGGCGGCGAGGAGTACGAGGACGTCTTCCTGCCGCTGCACGGCGAGCACCAGGCCCAGAACGCGGCCCTGGCGCTGGCCGCCGTCGAGGCGTTCTTCGGCGTCGGCGGCGCCCGCGGCGGACAGCTCGACGTCGACAAGGTCCGCCAGGGCTTCTCCGGCGTCAGCTCCCCGGGCCGGCTGGAGGTCGTCCGGCGCAGCCCCACCATCCTGCTGGACGCCGCCCACAACCCGCACGGCGCCCGCGCCACCGTCACCGCCATCGGCGAGTCCTTCGGCTTCACCCGGCTGGTCGGCGTGATCGGCACCAGCGGCGACAAGGACGTGGCCGGCCTGCTGGAGGCCTTCGAGCCGCTCCTCGCCGAGGTCGTGATCACCCAGAACTCCACCCACCGCGCCATGGACGTCGACGAGCTCGCAGCCCTGGCGGTCGAGGTCTTCGGCGAGGACCGGGTCCAGGTCGAGCCCAGGCTCGACGACGCCATCGCCGCCGCCGTCACCCTGGCCGAGGAGGAGGGCGACCTCGGCGGCGCCGGGGTGCTGGTCACCGGATCGGTCATCACGGTGGGCGAGGCCCGCCTGCTGCTCGGGAGGAAGTGA
- a CDS encoding DUF4233 domain-containing protein: MRTLCSSTLIGEALVVLFAALVAMQLTDVSHGALWTVSGIAMVLCVLLCGMITRPGAVAVGWALQLGLIASGFVVPTMFVLGVIFAGLWWCSVHYGRRIDEIKAARTAAAAA; this comes from the coding sequence ATGAGGACGCTCTGCTCCTCGACGCTGATCGGCGAGGCCCTCGTGGTGCTCTTCGCGGCCCTGGTCGCGATGCAGCTCACGGACGTCTCCCACGGCGCCCTGTGGACGGTCAGCGGCATCGCCATGGTGCTGTGCGTGCTGCTCTGCGGCATGATCACCCGCCCCGGCGCGGTGGCCGTCGGCTGGGCGCTGCAGCTCGGGCTGATCGCCAGCGGCTTCGTGGTGCCGACCATGTTCGTGCTCGGCGTGATCTTCGCCGGCCTCTGGTGGTGCTCGGTGCACTACGGCCGGCGGATCGACGAGATCAAGGCCGCCCGCACCGCCGCCGCGGCCGCCTGA
- the ndk gene encoding nucleoside-diphosphate kinase codes for MSQRTLVLLKPDAVKRGLAGEIISRIERKAGWRLAAAELRTFERATLEQHYAEHVGRPFYEPLLEFMTSGPSIALIVEGEEVVAGIRMLAGATNPLEAGAGTIRGDYATITRENLIHASDSVESAEREIKIFFPAHA; via the coding sequence GTGTCCCAGCGCACTCTCGTCCTGCTCAAGCCCGACGCCGTCAAGCGCGGCCTGGCCGGCGAGATCATCAGCCGGATCGAGCGCAAGGCCGGCTGGCGGCTCGCCGCCGCCGAGCTGCGCACCTTCGAGCGGGCGACGCTGGAGCAGCACTACGCGGAGCACGTCGGCCGCCCGTTCTACGAGCCGCTGCTGGAGTTCATGACCTCCGGCCCGTCGATCGCCCTGATCGTCGAGGGCGAGGAGGTCGTCGCCGGCATCCGCATGCTGGCCGGCGCCACCAACCCGCTGGAGGCCGGGGCCGGCACCATCCGCGGCGACTACGCGACCATCACCCGCGAGAACCTGATCCACGCCTCCGACTCGGTCGAGTCGGCCGAGCGCGAAATCAAGATCTTCTTCCCCGCCCACGCCTGA